TGTGGAAGTAGGCATGTTCTGTCACCAAAATATGCTCTCCCTGATAACATGGTACTCGGTACCACTCGAAGGATGATGTAACGGCTTCTGCAGTAGCCTTGAGGTTTGCCCATCTTCTTGTCCATCATGATATGGCCAAGTGCACCATTGGCACAGGAGATCCCACGTCATGATCCAAGGCCGTGTTTTCTCATGAAGAGCCTGCTGGTGTTGCAGGGCTGGATATAGGACCAAGGACTGTGGCTCGTgttctgctgcagagccagcagagcACACAAGCGTGTGCTGCTGGATCAGGCATCTGCTTTGCACCTCTCTATCAAAGGAGAGAGCAAGAGCAACTTTGCTCTGAGTGTCACTAAAGATGACAAATGTTCAAAGTAAGGCAGAGCCAAAAAGCGGGTGTTGATGGTTGTCTAATTCCACTGAAGTGGATGTGAGTTCTTTATGAATTGAACTAATTCTGTTGGAAtttcattaatgaaaaattgtAAACCTGAGGCATTGCTTTCCAACgctttcaaaaggaaatatttttttttaattccttgctttaaatctgcttcagttttatcaatataaaaatctttaactttagtgaaataaatgttcttagcttcccttttaaaaatatctatatttcCATATGTTCCTCCTGCTTGGACCAAATGAAAGCATGTCGTAACACcccagctttttttaaaaaaacagcttcCAGGCACCACACTCACTTTAGCAGAGCTTGATATCTATTCTTAAGGTGAAAAGCAATCTGGTGCTCAGAAGTGAAGATATTTTAATCGAATTCTGTCTACCTCTTTACAGGCTTGTATGTGAACCAAAGGACAGAGTGGTGAGAGGCTGGTGCACTTTTCTTTACACCAAATAAACTGGGTAAGAGGCTTGAACTGTCCTGGGTTTGCCATTGACAAGTAATCTTTAGCAAAcagcttctatttttttccccatctattTTGTGGCGGTAGTTTAGTTGTATGTGTTTACCAAATGCTGAATAAGCATTAACGCTACAgttcctttgaaaagaaatctggTTTGCATTGGAAAGGAGTATTTGAGTGGGGGGAAGAATGCTGACAAATTTGGATCTGGAATCTTTCAGGGGAGAACTTTCAGCATCCTGGAGCATTTCACTCCATGCTTTCCAGCACAGCTTTGCCATCAGAAATTCAGATTCTTACAGGAAAGCTCCTCTGGAATAAAGTGCAAGTTTCCTATCCAGCTGCAATTATGGGACTTCCAGATGCTATGCAAACTGAGTGCTCTCAATAGGAAGAAAAGTCTAACAGCTGTTCTCTAGCTCCTCAACTGGTACATGTAGACCATTCAAGAGAGACTTTGCTTGCACCCCTTAACGGTGACAAATACAATTCTcaagtgtggggtttttggtgcAATCAAGGCCATTTGCACTCTGTTGAAGATTACTTGTAATTGCACTCTGAGAAAATTAGGATTACTTCTGTGTACCTGTAGCATAACTGTAGTAGATTAATTCTGGCTGCTATTGCTTACTGACATGGCTGATTAGCATTGCTTTGCAGCCGTCTCTTCCGCAAAAGTTCTTGTTTTAATCAAAGTCACCAAGACTCTAGGGTTTTGGTTATTTTAGAAACCTAGATTAGCTAAAGCCACGAGTGCTCACAGGATGACATTTCTCATCTTAGAAATACAGCTTCTTGTTCATTCCCACGGCAAATCTCTGGATTCTCAACTCCCAAACCAGTGCTGAGTCCAGGGAATACTATGCTGGTACATTTTGAAAGTGATGGGGAGAAGAGTTTCAGAGAGTTCAGAACCCAGCTCGCTTTTGTTCATTCAGCTTAGTAGAGAGATGCTTGCTGTGTCTAACAATGTCCATATCATGTGCAGCTATTCTTAGACACCTGAGCTTATTTTTTAGGGTAATCCTGCTGCATTCTGTCAAGGTAACTTTAAAACAGAATAGCTACTTGTGGCAGAGCTCCCTTCCCTGAATAAGAGAGATGATTCAAAGGAGTTTTTTCTCACTGAGAAATGAGATGACTAACTTCTGTTACCTGAAATAAGCAGCCTTGTTAATTCTGTCAGTCTGATATTCCCcttgaaaaatctcattataGAGAAGAGTCTTGATCCTGGAGGCTAGTCTGCTATTGTTGCTTTCTACTTTCATGAATGtgtgccagctgctgcttgAGGGGATGAATAACTTCCCTTCTGGAATGGGGACTTTTTTTGAGGCGACAAGCCAGAGCTATTGACCCAAGTCGGAGCTAACTCTTATTTCCTCTCTTGCAGAGGACGCAGGAGGAGAAGATTCAGGATTAACAACTGCACCGATGTTGCCTCTGAAGGATGTCCCCTTaggtaaagaaattaaattctgctCAGTTGATCTGGTCTGAGGAGCATTCCTCTAACATAGAAGAGGATTATGTAGTCAGGCTGATGCTTTCTGACCTCAAGTTGCCTTTTGTGCACTTCTTGCATGGATGAAAAGTGATAGGCGGGTGGCCCATCTCTCATTCTCCATACATGTGATATGTCCTCTCCGTTCTGGTTGCATGCACTTCCTATTGGGAGCAGGGAcacagaggaagggagagaccTGCTTTCAGTGCCAGAGCCTCGTTTGCTCTCTGATGTGCGCACCTCCTTAGGATTCAAGCTTTTATGtgtctgtttttcctccctccccgctTCGAGACAGAGCAGACAAATTTGGTCTCTCCTGCATCTTTGCCCTTGGAGCAGTCAGCCTTCACTGTGTGAAGTTGTCTAGGAAAACAATAAACTTGCCTGCCAATGTATGACTGGTTTTCTGGCCCTTTTGCAGACACCTGTGGCCTTTCCCCAGTTACTCCCCTGTGGCTGTTCAAGTGTGTTAGTGGGGCTGAGGAGGCCTGTCCTCATTGTTGGCCATGGCACACTGCCCTGAAGCTCCTTGGAGATTACCAGGGTGATGGGGCTGTCATCAGCCCTACGTGGCTGCTGACAGCTGCCCACTGTGTGCAGCTGTGAGTGTGACCAGCACATCCCTGGGccacctctgctcctccaggctGGAGCGCAAACAGGTGGAGAGCTATAAATTATATTCACACCTTCATGTCCTCTGCAAaaccttccttctgcctttcctcCATGATCACTAATTTTAGAGCTGGCAACAGTTTGGTCTTGCTTGTAGGAGATCCATTAAAGTTAATTAGACTATCTGCTATCAGAGCTGTAGCAAAGCCAGAACTGATGCAACACATTTGCCATGGTGAGAAGCTCTTGCTCAGCAGTCCTGAGAATAAGTGACTAATTAGAGAAGAGACAGAAGGGATGTATCACTGCTCAATAAGGAAGCTGTATGGCTGACTGTAAGTAGCTCCaatatgtttgctttcattgtACAGATCCAATAAACCCTTGCACTGGACTGTGACAGCAGGAGACCATGATAGAGCCCTGAGAGAGTGAACAGAACAGGTAAAAACCAAGCAATACCATTAAAAATGTTGACTTTGGTGTATTTGCCCCTACAATATTTCTCAAAACAGATCTAGATGCACAGATAAAACAGTGGTGACAGCAAGGCAAAATGACGGATATGTAGTACAGGTTGACgaatgagaaaggaaatacagtAACTCTGGTCTCATTTAGCTAACTTGCAGTTTATAGAAGTATGTTTTATATCTGGTTCTTATTACTAGCAATAAAAAGTCTTAAAATCTAACAGAGATGACTGAGTGTCCTCAGCATCTTACTCTCTTGGTGCTAAGCAATATACTCATCTATAAAAATCTTGCTGACTCTTTCTTCCtaatgggaaggaggaagaagtacatgtGGAAAAGAAGCACAAGTGACTGACACTACTATTCTGCAAAACCTTAGTGGCTTATATTTGCACAGTGGAGCAGTCAGCCTGCACTCTAGGCTCAGGAGGTCTACATAATCCATCCCAGCAATCTTCTCAACTGAAAAACTGAGAAGAGGGGATTTGTCTTCAAAGTCCTCACACCTTGCTTGTTTCTCTTCATGGCTTACTTTGAGATTGGTCATTGCTTGTGGGATTTTTGCCCTCTTCCTTTACAAGTATGCTTTCAGGATGCACTTAGAGGGCAGCTTGTTCTTTCTCTGCCCTGGTCACAGGTGAGACAGATGAAAACCATCACGATGCATCCCCACTTCGACATGCTGAGCTATGACTCCAACATTGGCCTGATGCAGCTAGATGTTCCTCTGGAGTACAACGCTGCTGTGAAGCCAGTGTGTCTGTCCAACAGCACAGACGCATtatcctcctcttccctctgcactGCATCTGGATGGGGGATCATCGAAGAAGGTGGCTCTTCTGATTTCGTATGTTTGCCTATTATGAGTAGAACATACATTTTGATCTCTTATTTTACTCTTCTGCCCAGACCTAACCTTGAATTTATTTCCGAAGCAGATGGGAGCCCAGCTAGGTGGTTGCAGCAGACACAAGTGCCTGTACCTGAGAATGAAATCTGTGAGAGAAATTACTACTTCAGGCACCCTGGAGGGATCACAGCCAGGATGCTTTGCGCTGGCTTTGTTTCTGTGGGAGGCCAGGACTCCGTGTCAGGTGAGGTAAAACTAAAGGTGAGTGCTCTTGAAGGTGTCTGCACGTGGATGTTGGTAGATAATGTAGGGGAAGGAACTGGGGAGGACAGAGGGGAGAACAGCATAGAGCAAGTGACAGTCAAAAGCTTCAACAATTTGCTGTCCCTGGAGTGGTCAGTACTTACAAGAGCAATAAATGCAGTCAATCCATATGGGAGATACAGGCAATGTGCAGTGTTGCTTGGAAGTGGGACCAGAGAGTTAGTAATCTTTCTCTGGATTGTAATTTTCATGAGACTTGTGGAAGAGAGGATGTTCTTCTCGAGTCCCATCTCTTATCCTAGTGAAACAGTTCCCATTGTAGCTTGCTTTAAACTCTTCTTCATGGCACTCTTGTCAAGATAAACTATGATGACTTCTATTGGTTTTATAAAACTCTTGTATTCAGAGGACTGTTCAAGAACTAACCTCCCTGAAATCATGAGGCAAGCAGGTAAGAACAGCTGAGTAAATAAAAGGCAAAGTAATTCTGACTGAGGCACTGTCAAGCTAAACTGCAGGTTCTGCTCAATACCGCAATCTTATGGCAGACTAATAAATTATGTGTAACGCTAAGGAGCACTATTCAGTCATATTTTGTCTGGAGCCTGTGCTCATTGTTCACTCCACGCTGATAAGCAAGCCTTTAAATCAGCCTCTTCATTCCAGGCTAGGGCTGAGTTGCACCAGCGGCTGCACGCCCTGTTCCCGCAGGAGCCTTTGTCTTGGGCAAATCTGATCTGCAGCAGCTCTCTTCTTAGCTGCAGCAGCGCAGAGGCCAAATGAGATAACTGGGAGTCCTCTCTCTTGGTTCCTAGGGTGGTTTTGGTGGTCCCTTGGTTTGCAGCAAGGAAAATGGACTGTTTACTCTTTATGGCATTGTCAGCTGGACTGTTGACTGTGCCAGCCCAAAGAAACCAGGGGTCAATTCAAGGGTAAGGATTTTCCTGGACTGGATAAGACTGCTGATGAAAGGTGAGTTTTCTTTGTCTAAGAGATGAGTCCTGAATATAACCCCTTTGTATAAAATTCCCCAAGTGCATTGAGGTTTTGTCAGGTAGACTTTTTGAGGCAattgaagaggaagaaaaaaacaacaggtgatttcctgccttcctcttcctcttgccTTCCTCCTAAACAAAGCTTACTAGAAATTAGAATGGCAGTTTCGGAAGCAGAAGACTTGTATTTAGCACTTCTGATTCTCAAATTGAATATAATCTCTGGACAGATACTTTTCTCAGTAAAAAGAGGCTGCTTGTGAAAATGCCTACCAGCCCC
This sequence is a window from Balearica regulorum gibbericeps isolate bBalReg1 chromosome 1, bBalReg1.pri, whole genome shotgun sequence. Protein-coding genes within it:
- the OVCH1 gene encoding LOW QUALITY PROTEIN: ovochymase-1 (The sequence of the model RefSeq protein was modified relative to this genomic sequence to represent the inferred CDS: substituted 2 bases at 2 genomic stop codons), with the translated sequence MPLAGNRAVGCHSAGGASCLADAGCSLDAPAAAGALAPVLQEMELPLMDSQTCSVLLRGTDLPRRQGSMLCAVFPNNRGDVCKVTAHQPWLLLGSRLVLSTHKPSSLLGRQGSNSTESAVSTLLSKSFTRSFKITKAGVVFCGWLGPGSVAMLVEEGKIDTANYPGLYPMSTKCHWLIEAPAEYVIKLECEDFAVGLSPGCIYDAVIFTVTKKTKDAGGEDSGLTTAPMLPLKDVPLDTCGLSPVTPLWLFKCVSGAEEACPHCWPWHTALKLLGDYQGDGAVISPTWLLTAAHCVQLSNKPLHWTVTAGDHDRALREXTEQVRQMKTITMHPHFDMLSYDSNIGLMQLDVPLEYNAAVKPVCLSNSTDALSSSSLCTASGWGIIEEDGSPARWLQQTQVPVPENEICERNYYFRHPGGITARMLCAGFVSVGGQDSVSGEVKLKVSALEGVCTWMLVDNVGEGTGEDRGENSIEQVTVKSFNNLLSLEWSVLTRAINAVNPYGRYRQCAVLLGSGTRELVIFLWIVIFMRLVEERMFFSSPISYPSETVPIVACFKLFFMALLSRGGFGGPLVCSKENGLFTLYGIVSWTVDCASPKKPGVNSRVRIFLDWIRLLMKGEFSLSKRYAETRCSVSIQSEQKAHKRYMGSTECSWILXLSLKGMAKIIVKHLSITSSLTCQEGFLGIYEESQRGRKVLVVVMCLDLLLAALCGTV